AGCGTGCGGCTGGGCGAGCCCGTCCCCGTGCGCTGCACGCTGACCAACACGGGCCGCCGGGCGGGGGACGAGGTGGTCCAGCTCTACCTGCGCGACGAACTGGCCAGCGTGGCCCGCCCGGTCCTGGAGCTGGCGGCCTTCCGCCGTGTCCACCTGGAGCCGGGCGAATCCCGTGAAGTGGAGTTCCAGCTGCCCGCCGCGGCGCTGAGCCTGCTGGACGCGCAGCTGCGCCCCGTCCAGGAGCCCGGCCGGACCCGCGTCTACCTGGGCGCCTCCTCCCAGGATCTGCGCCTGCGCGGCGTGGTGACGGTCCAGCCTTGAGGCCATGAAAAATCCCCCGCCGGCGGTGGCCAGCGGGGGATCGGATGGAACGGAGTGACCCGCCGGATCGCTAGTTGGCCACGGCCACCAGGCGGTAGAGCTTCGTGGGCAGACCATCGATGCAGCCCAGGGCGTGGAAGGGGTTCCCCGTGGTGGTCTCCAAGATCCAGGGCTGGCCCAGTCCGGTGCTGGACCACAGCTGGTAGGCCGTCGCGCCGGGCACGGGGTCCCAGGTGAGCAGCAGGTTGCAGGCACTGGGATTCTCGATCACCAGCAGCGGGCTCCCGATGCTGCAGTCCAGCCACTCCCGCTCGGCCTCGTTGGTTTGCCGTTCTTCATCGAACTCGTCCAGGAAGAGGCCGCGCAGCTTGTCGTTGCCCACTTGGCTGCTGGTGTAGGTCAGGAAGAACTGGCCGTTCTCATCGGTGGTGCCGTTGGCGGCGACGCCCGTGTTCGGACCCTCGAAGACCTCCAGGAGCACGGGTTCGTTGACGATGGGGAAGCCGTTGCCGCCCCGCAGGGTCACCGTCGCCGTGAATTCGTCCCCCAGACAGCCGCTGGAGAAGACGGGCGTCACCTCGCCCCAGCCGCCCGTGTTGCAGCCCTGCCACGTGTTCACCGCGCTGTTGGAATTATCCAGGGTGCCGCTGCTGTTGATGAAGGAACCGAGCACCGTGTCGACGCCCGGCACACTGCTGGTGAAGGTCAGGGGGAACTCGCCGTTGGCGTCCGTGTTGCCGCTGGCCGTCAGGCCGGCGTGCGGGCCGCTGACCACCTCCAGCGTCACCGCGTAGTTGGGCAGCAGGTTGCCGTTGTCGTCTTCCATGGTCAGGGTCACCGTGTAGGGATCGCCCAGGCAGGTGGTGGCCGTGGCGGGGCTCAAGGTCGCGATCTCGGTCACCGTGCACTGCTGCCACTCCACCTGGGCCAAGTTCGTGTACTCCAGCAGGCCGCTGCTGTTGGTGAAGGAGCCGCGCAGCTGGTCCACGCCCGTCAGCGTGCTGGTGTAGGTCAGAGAGAACTGACCGGCGGCATTGCTGAAGCCGCTGGCCGTCTGGCCGACGTTGGGCCCGCTGAGGATGAGGATGCCGGCCGGATAGTTGACCAGCGGGTTGCCGCCAGCGTCCTGCAGCGTCAGCGTCACCGTGTGGGGCAGACCCTGGCAGAGGGTCGCCGTGGCGGGGCTGAGCACGCCGCTCTCCGCCGCCTGGCAATCCTGCCAGACCTGGGTCGCGAGGTTCGAGACCTGCAGGACGCCGCTGTTGTTGAGGAAGGAGCCGCGGATCACGTCGCTGCCGGCCGTCAGACTGGTCCAGCTGGCGCTGAACTGGCCCAGGGCGTTGCTCAGGCCGCTGGCCGTGGTGCCCGCGTTGGGCCCGCTCAGGACCTCGATGCTGGTCGAGTAGTTGGCCAGCGGATTGCCATTGCTGTCCTGCAGGGTGAGGGTCACGCTGTGCGGGTCGCCCACGCAGCCGGCGGAGGTGGAGGGCGTCAGCACGGCGCCCTCGCCCACCACGGCGGCGAAGTCCAGCAGCAGGTGCGCGGCGAACAGGTTGTCGTCGGCGGAGGGGTTGTAGGTGTGCACGCTCATGCTGGTGTTGCCGGCGCCGATGAAGCCCGCGATGTCGTAGAGCTCGTCGTCGTAGTTCGTGTAGTCGGTGTAGGAGCAGGGGTCGTTGAACAGGGGGAGCGCGGGATTCGTCCGGCTGTCGCCCACGCCGCCCACGCTGATCAGGGCGCCGTTCTGATTCTCGCCCTCGTCGTTGCCGCCGGCGCTGGAGGTCAGGCGCACGCCGTTGACGTCCACGTAGCTGGTCTGGCAGGTTCCGCGCGCGTAGCCGTAGCTGATGGCCAGGCCGAATTCCACCGCCGTGTTGGCGTCGGGGAAGACCGGCTGGCCGAAGCCGATGGAGAAGTTGTCCCCGGTGGTGGCCTGCGCGCCGAAGGCCAGCACGGCCGTGTGGGTCGAGGTGGTGGCCGGATCGTCGAAGATCACGTAGAGCGCCGTGCCGTCCACGCTGGCGCTGTGCAGCTCCGTGACCGGCACGTCGGTGATGCCCGGGCCGGCGGCGCCCAGCAGCGGCGCGACGATGGCGGTCACGTTGGCCAGGTGGTTGTAGGACGCGATGCCATTGGGAGCCGAGGACGTCCAGGTGACCGGCGTGCCGGCCAGCAGGATGTCGCCGTTGGGGATGACGTAACCCGTGAAGCCCGTGCTGGCCGCCGCCAGATAGGCCACGCGCACCGTGGCGCCGGCGCTGGGCTTCTCCACCTGGAGCAGGCCGCTGCTGCCCATCATGCCCAGGCCGTCGGCCGAGAGCGTGATCAGGCCCACCTCCGTGGTGACGAATTGGTTGAGGTCGCGGTTGGCCGGCACGGGCTCACCGGAACTTACGCCGGGCACGTCGGCGGCGAACGCCGCGCTCAGGGCCAGGCTCAGGCTGGCCAGTCGGACTCCGAAGCAGTTCATGGGGACTCTCCTGTTTGCATGGCGCGCGCACGACCCGGCGGTGGTGAGACCGGGAGCGGGCGGCCATGGTGCTGTGCTGGTTGTGGCTGGCTGATGTCTGTGTCGCGATCCCCCTCAGGAGGCAGGAATCATGCCACTTGACGTGCGCTACGGGGATGATAGGAAGTGGTTAACAGGTAGCCAGATCGAGAGTTATACGCCCCTAAGTTCTCTACCTGTTAATCTGATAACTGAACAGAGTGTGCAAAAATGGGCGCCTGCGCGGCGTGGTGACCGTCCGACCCTGAGGGTGCGGGACGGGTGGCGTCGCCGCGGAGTGCGTACTTCCCGCTCCAACGCTCGGCCGATGGCCGGCAGGGCGCGCGGTGTCCGCCGAAACGGGGAGGCTGGAATGAACATGCGACTCCTGCTGCTCTTGGCCCTGGGCCTCGGGAGCGGATGGCCCGGCCGGGCCCTGGGCGGGTGTCAGTTGGCCAATCCCAGTTTCGAGATTTTCAGCGCGGCGGGTCAGCCCTTCGGCGGGTGGACGGCCTTCGGCCCGGTGGACTCCAGCGCCCGGGCCGTGCACGGCCAGCTGGCGGCGCGGATCCGCGGGGCGGGCGGCGGGAGCCTGGCGGGACTGTGGCAGGACCTGGACGCCGCCCCGGGACAGCGCTGGGACGTGACGGGTCACGTGGCCCACTCCGCCACGGAGCGGCTGACGGGCGCCTGCCTCGCCCGGGTCAGCGTGGAGTGGCGCGGGGCGAATGGCGGGCTGCTCGACAGCGCGTCCGTCGCCGTCGCCGACAGCGCGTCTGCCCTGGACGTGGACCTGGGTTTCCACCTGCTAAGCCCGCCGGCCCCGGCGGGCACCACGACGGCGCGCCTGGTGCTGGGCCTGTGGCAGGACCCGGCGGAGCCGGCGCCTGCGGTCCGTTTCGACCAGCTCACCTTCCGGGACGCGAGACTGCCCGGGCTGGACGAACTGCAGTGGGCGGACTTCCCCGGTGGGCGGCGCGTGGAGTTCGCGGGCCGCAGTTGGCGCGTCAAGGGTCCGGGCTGGTACGGCCCCGGCCCGAATCATTTCAGCGACAGTCCGGAGTGCGTCCGCGTGGACGACCAGGGCCGGCTCCACCTGGGCATCCGCCTGCTGGACGCGGCCTGGCGCAGCAGCGAGGTGGCCCTGGAGGACAGCCTGGGCTACGGCGACTACGTCTTCACCACCGTGGGGGCGCTGGATCAGCTGGACCTGCGCGCCGTGTTCGGGCTCTTCCTCTGGGAGTACGGGCCGTGTACCGACGGCGCCAGCCTGTGGTGGAATCCCTACAACGAGTTCGACATCGAGTTCAGCCGCTGGGGCAACCCGGCCAACGGAATCGGGCAGTTCGTGGCCCAGCCCTGGGACTGGGCGGGCAACCTCGATCGTTTCGACGCGGCCTTCGGCGCGGAGGAGAGCGCCAGCCACGCCTTCCGCTGGCTGCCCGACCGGGTGGAGTGCCGCAGCTGGCGCGGCGGACCGGGCGCCGAGGCGCCGGAGACCCTGCTGCACCAGTGGACCTACACGGGTCCGCACATCCCGCGCCCGGAGCAGCCCCGCGTGCACCTCAACCTCTGGCAGGCCGGCGGACTGCCCGCCACGGAGCAGGAGGTTATCCTCGCCGCCTTCACCTTCACGCCCGCCGAGGGCTCCACGGACCTGCCCGCACCCCAGGCGCCGCCCGCGTCTCAGCACCGTGCCGCGCCCATCCGCCTCCATCCGCCGGTGCCCAATCCCGGCAATCCCGCGGCCGCCCTGCGCTTCTCGCTGGACCTGGCGGGGGAGGTGGAACTGGCCATCTTCGATCTGCGCGGCGCCCGGGTGCGGACCCTGGTCCGCGGCGCGCGTCCGGCGGGCGAGCACGTGGCCCGCTGGGACGGACGGAACGAGGCCGGCGTCGTGGTGGCCGGGGGCCTCTACTTCTGCCGGCTCAGCCAGGGGCCGTGGCTGGAGGTCCAGCGCCTGCTGCTGCTGCCCTGAACCGGCAGGTCCCCACCATTTTCCTTGACATGTCCCCCCTCAAACGGCTACTTAGTTCGAGCCACGAACAAAGTCCCGAGGGAGGCCCCCGTGTCCGGATCCCCGCTCCAGCCTTGCCGGCCGACCGCATTCCAGCGGCGCCCTGCGCGCCTCGCGCGGCTGCTGGCGCAGGTCCTGGCGCTGGTCCTGATGGGCGGGCTGACCGTCGCGAGCGGACCCCGCGCCGCGCAGGCCGCGCCCGCCCCCGGCGCCCCGCTGCCGGCCATCGCCGCTTGGCTGGAGAGCGGAACGGACGGCCCGCGGGAAGAACCCTTCGTCATCCGCCCCTTCGAGCCGGTGCTGGAGGGTCGCTGGATCGGGCACGCCGTGGCCTACGGCTGGTACCGGCGCGGCCAGGCCCCGGGCGGCCCCAGTCCCCGTGAGGCCGAGCTGCTGGAGGATCTGCGGATCCTGGCCGGGCACTGGAACCTGCTGCGGGTCTACAATGCGGACGACGACACCCGGCGCGTGCTCGAGCTGATCCGCGCGCACGGGCTGCCGCTGCGCGTCCTGCTGGGCGTCTGGCTGGAGGGCGAGGACGGCCGGCCGGCCAGCGCCCGGGCCAACCGCGCCAACCTCCTGCGCGGCATCGAGCTGACCCGCGCCTTTCCCGAACTGGTGCTGGCGGTCAGCGTGGGCAACGAGACCCAGGTGGACTGGTCGGCGCACCGGCTGCCGCCGGAGCTGCTGATCCGCTACCTCCGCGTGCTGCGGGCCCAGGTGGCGGTGCCGGTGACCACGGCGGACGACTACAACTTCTGGAACAAGCCCGCCAGCCAGGTCGTGGCCGGGGAGCTGGACTTCCTGACCACCCACGCCCATCCGCTCTGGAACGG
This genomic interval from Candidatus Delongbacteria bacterium contains the following:
- a CDS encoding Ig-like domain-containing protein — encoded protein: MNCFGVRLASLSLALSAAFAADVPGVSSGEPVPANRDLNQFVTTEVGLITLSADGLGMMGSSGLLQVEKPSAGATVRVAYLAAASTGFTGYVIPNGDILLAGTPVTWTSSAPNGIASYNHLANVTAIVAPLLGAAGPGITDVPVTELHSASVDGTALYVIFDDPATTSTHTAVLAFGAQATTGDNFSIGFGQPVFPDANTAVEFGLAISYGYARGTCQTSYVDVNGVRLTSSAGGNDEGENQNGALISVGGVGDSRTNPALPLFNDPCSYTDYTNYDDELYDIAGFIGAGNTSMSVHTYNPSADDNLFAAHLLLDFAAVVGEGAVLTPSTSAGCVGDPHSVTLTLQDSNGNPLANYSTSIEVLSGPNAGTTASGLSNALGQFSASWTSLTAGSDVIRGSFLNNSGVLQVSNLATQVWQDCQAAESGVLSPATATLCQGLPHTVTLTLQDAGGNPLVNYPAGILILSGPNVGQTASGFSNAAGQFSLTYTSTLTGVDQLRGSFTNSSGLLEYTNLAQVEWQQCTVTEIATLSPATATTCLGDPYTVTLTMEDDNGNLLPNYAVTLEVVSGPHAGLTASGNTDANGEFPLTFTSSVPGVDTVLGSFINSSGTLDNSNSAVNTWQGCNTGGWGEVTPVFSSGCLGDEFTATVTLRGGNGFPIVNEPVLLEVFEGPNTGVAANGTTDENGQFFLTYTSSQVGNDKLRGLFLDEFDEERQTNEAEREWLDCSIGSPLLVIENPSACNLLLTWDPVPGATAYQLWSSTGLGQPWILETTTGNPFHALGCIDGLPTKLYRLVAVAN
- a CDS encoding FlgD immunoglobulin-like domain containing protein is translated as MNMRLLLLLALGLGSGWPGRALGGCQLANPSFEIFSAAGQPFGGWTAFGPVDSSARAVHGQLAARIRGAGGGSLAGLWQDLDAAPGQRWDVTGHVAHSATERLTGACLARVSVEWRGANGGLLDSASVAVADSASALDVDLGFHLLSPPAPAGTTTARLVLGLWQDPAEPAPAVRFDQLTFRDARLPGLDELQWADFPGGRRVEFAGRSWRVKGPGWYGPGPNHFSDSPECVRVDDQGRLHLGIRLLDAAWRSSEVALEDSLGYGDYVFTTVGALDQLDLRAVFGLFLWEYGPCTDGASLWWNPYNEFDIEFSRWGNPANGIGQFVAQPWDWAGNLDRFDAAFGAEESASHAFRWLPDRVECRSWRGGPGAEAPETLLHQWTYTGPHIPRPEQPRVHLNLWQAGGLPATEQEVILAAFTFTPAEGSTDLPAPQAPPASQHRAAPIRLHPPVPNPGNPAAALRFSLDLAGEVELAIFDLRGARVRTLVRGARPAGEHVARWDGRNEAGVVVAGGLYFCRLSQGPWLEVQRLLLLP
- a CDS encoding glycosyl hydrolase family 17, whose product is MSGSPLQPCRPTAFQRRPARLARLLAQVLALVLMGGLTVASGPRAAQAAPAPGAPLPAIAAWLESGTDGPREEPFVIRPFEPVLEGRWIGHAVAYGWYRRGQAPGGPSPREAELLEDLRILAGHWNLLRVYNADDDTRRVLELIRAHGLPLRVLLGVWLEGEDGRPASARANRANLLRGIELTRAFPELVLAVSVGNETQVDWSAHRLPPELLIRYLRVLRAQVAVPVTTADDYNFWNKPASQVVAGELDFLTTHAHPLWNGQTPAGSLEWLDRTLATVRALHPGRPLVLGETGWATEHNPERLGPGEQGTLMRGGASLAAQGEFLRGLHDWVERTRVPTFWFEAFDEPWKGGGEQADPRDVEKHWGVFHEDRTPKPSFRAYLQAEAGSGAGPGAEAQTD